A section of the Vidua macroura isolate BioBank_ID:100142 chromosome 23, ASM2450914v1, whole genome shotgun sequence genome encodes:
- the TMEM52 gene encoding transmembrane protein 52 produces MSDWTSLWYVWLILLMVFLLLLCGVSASCVKFCCRKKRLPVETFPRHPCDLTVIGIDSDSTAHSTVTSYSSWQYPPSVQIPLVFVDMDKNTVSPPAYSLYAMDLPPSYDEAVQMGKQVARTNQKLDEIPEQVTPCGLNPSQSPPDTINRDPATQANSEDSEVATKEQPQV; encoded by the exons ATGTCTGATTGGACAAGTCTGTGGTATGTCTG GTTGATCTTGCTGATggtgttcctgctcctgctctgtggggTCTCAGCGAGCTGTGTCAAATTCTGCTGCCGGAAGAAAAGGCTTCCAGTGGAGACCTTCCCTCGGCACCCTTGTGACCTGACAGTGATTGGCATTGACAGTGACAGCACTGCCCACAGCACAGTGACCT catACAGCTCATGGCAGTACCCTCCAAGTGTCCAGATTCCCTTGGTATTTGTGGATATGGATAAGAACactgtgtcccctcctgcttACAGCCTCTATGCCATGGACCTGCCACCTTCCTATGATGAAGCTGTTCAAATGGGAAAGCAAGTGGCACGGACAAACCAGAAACTTGATGAAATCCCTGAACAGGTGACACCATGTGGGCTGAATCCCAGCCAGTCCCCACCTGACACAATCAACAGAGATCCAGCAACACAGGCAAATTCAGAAGATTCAGAAGTTGCCACGAAAGAACAGCCACAGGTCTGA